A window from Drosophila subobscura isolate 14011-0131.10 chromosome O, UCBerk_Dsub_1.0, whole genome shotgun sequence encodes these proteins:
- the LOC117897379 gene encoding transmembrane protein 245 isoform X2, with protein MNRSEPIPIRRERSFDSVMNRLFRTRSQNHESFRAAMYNFLFVLGVCAFVAVCFILGPFVRPLLWAFLMGAVLFPFKRRLAESVHSWFQRLEERDSNVLVSIFLSPVEATEHCGRLLIGWLCEHWQLLLAGCGVASCIKLLVLYAPKGFIYAIWHWLTFSHGLFVRVIGFLNVFVIIALVLIYLSCVHFFWSPENSTQFVIAGQSMWIAIAGYLSSFLGALQVPVFLLVMAYVTASTAYHLKGSEGSGSYLERLKLLFDKNDFERSLSNFSLCGKASSERPVSAETLQSDVEDISLSDTVDSTDTFDVKPNETAEGHQSGTLLKLLLYACLANVLYRNIWMVILAAVPVLLHLIYKFGAYTGITDFVCGKINELYLGLRSWAIEHHSAVLPLCLPGVLELNYRIHTIVRDSLKSSVESVTSILMIIAMLFCIIILSVFFCVNIYSETIEVAYLTKDLINKTITDRPELIDILPANMQASIDDALDNAHHYGRRKIETYIDDWLADADKVHATKLKEQILDVWDRLIQYWVDFNKRGDSYGPRVPTDALKSTFGEIVDNPGHFKELVLVAKQGIIGWAQSNTQTILEVAESLWHIIRTNISMIMGVTGEILSLVLSGGQACIEFILDMIVFFTALFYLLSSSKEKYAPLQITKYLGYSTSGTKIVDGMENSITVVLVSMFKCSIFTGLFTWLVHTVFGARIVFLPSALAAILAAAPFLGSYWCAVPAFLELWLAQDRFYAGLILFLLQFFVPSTFETAIYADLKGGGHPYLNGLAIAGGMYWIGWQGAILGPLMLCFFIGIFEVAALAMRSNQDPPRRSSEEEATRTTSNETNPKRAIINEEKPALPLPAGKPVELRIITKTLQLQPQTS; from the exons ATGAACCGCTCGGAGCCCATTCCCATACGACGCGAGCGATCCTTCGACAGCGTGATGAATCGCCTGTTCCGCACACGCTCCCAGAACCATGAGAGCTTTCGCGCGGCAATGTACAACTTTCTGTTCGTGTTGGGCGTGTGCGCCTTTGTGGCTGTCTGCTTCATCCTCGGACCCTTTGTGCGCCCGCTGCTGTGGGCCTTCCTCATGGGCGCCGTGCTCTTTCCATTCAAGCGTCGGCTAGCGGAGAGCGTACACAGCTGGTTCCAGCGGCTGGAGGAGCGCGATTCCAATGTGCTGGTATCCATATTTCTGTCCCCCGTGGAGGCGACGGAGCACTGCGGCCGCTTGCTAATCGGTTGGCTCTGCGAGCACtggcaactgctgctggccggctGCGGTGTGGCAAGTTGCATCAAGCTGTTGGTGCTGTACGCGCCCAAGGGTTTCATCTACGCCATCTGGCACTGGCTCACCTTCTCGCATGGTTTATTTGTGCGCGTTATTGGCTTCCTCAATGTCTTTGTG ATTATCGCCCTCGTGCTGATATACCTAAGCTGTGTGCACTTCTTCTGGAGTCCAGAGAACAGCACACAATTTGTCATCGCTGGACAGTCCATGTGGATCGCGATAGCCGGCTACTTGAGCAGCTTTCTGGGCGCCCTGCAAGTGCCCGTCTTCCTGCTGGTCATGGCGTACGTGACGGCCTCCACGGCGTACCATTTGAAAGGTAGCGAAGGCTCCGGCTCGTATTTGGAACGCCTGAAGTTGCTGTTCGACAAGAACGACTTTGAGCGTTCGCTGAGTAATTTTAGTCTTTGTGGAAAGGCGAGCAGCGAGCGGCCGGTGTCCGCGGAGACGTTGCAGTCGGATGTGGAGGATATATCACTGAGCGACACGGTAGACTCCACGGATACGTTCGATGTGAAGCCGAATGAAACCGCGGAGGGCCATCAGAGCGGCACGCtgttgaagctgctgctgtacgcCTGCCTGGCCAATGTGCTGTACCGAAACATTTGGATGGTCATCCTGGCAGCcgtgccagtgctgctgcatttgatCTACAAATTCGGAGCGTACACGGGCATCACggactttgtgtgtggcaagatCAATGAGCTGTATCTGGGCTTGAGG TCCTGGGCCATTGAACATCATTCTGCTgtgctgccgctctgcctgCCGGGTGTGCTGGAACTCAACTATCGCATCCACACGATTGTGCGCGATTCGTTAAAGTCTTCGGTGGAGTCAGTCACCTCCATACTCATGATCATTGCCATGCTCTTCTGCATCATCATTTTGAGCGTGTTCTTTTGCGTCAACATTTATTCGGAGACCATCGAGGTGGCCTACCTGACAAAAGATCTAATTAACAAGACGATCACAGACCGTCCTGAGCTAATTGATATTTTGCCCGCCAACATGCAGGCGTCCATCGATGATGCGCTAGACAATGCGCACCATTATGGTCGCCGTAAGATTGAGACCTACATTGACGATTGGCTGGCAGACGCGGACAAGGTGCACGCCACCAAGCTCAAGGAGCAAATACTCGATGTGTGGGACAGACTCATACAGTATTGGGTGGACTTTAACAAGCGAGGCGACTCCTACGGGCCACGTGTGCCCACGGATGCGCTGAAGAGCACTTTTGGCGAAATTGTTGATAATCCAG GACATTTTAAAGAGCTAGTTTTAGTGGCGAAACAGGGTATCATCGGCTGGGCGCAGAGCAACACGCAAACCATACTGGAGGTGGCCGAGTCCCTGTGGCACATTATACGCACGAATATCTCGATGATTATGGGCGTGACTGGGGAGATCCTGTCGCTGGTGCTGTCTGGCGGTCAAGCGTGCATTGAGTTTATTCTGGATATG ATCGTCTTCTTCACCGCTTTGTTCTACCTCCTCTCGAGCAGCAAGGAAAAGTATGCGCCGCTTCAGATCACCAAGTACCTGGGCTACTCCACCTCTGGCACTAAGATTGTCGATGGCATGGAGAACTCCATCACGGTGGTGCTTGTCTCCATGTTCAAGTGCTCCATATTTACGGGCCTGTTCACGTGGCTGGTCCACACGGTGTTTGGTGCGCGAATTGTCTTTCTGCCCTCTGCGCTGGCAGCCATTCTGGCAGCGGCGCCATTTCTGGGCAGCTACTGGTGTGCGGTGCCCGCGTTTCTGGAACTCTGGCTGGCCCAGGATCGCTTCTATGCGGGTTTGatattgtttctgctgcagtTCTTTGTGCCCTCCACATTCGAAACGGCCATCTATGCGGATCTGAAGGG cgGTGGACATCCGTATCTCAATGGTCTGGCCATAGCGGGTGGCATGTACTGGATCGGCTGGCAGGGTGCCATATTGGGTCCCCTCATGCTGTGCTTCTTCATTGGCATCTTCGAGGTGGCCGCCTTGGCCATGCGCTCGAATCAGGATCCCCCCAG GCGCAGCTCAGAGGAGGAAGCCACGCGCACCAC CTCCAACGAAACGAACCCCAAACGAGCCATAATAAACGAGGAAAAACCAGccttgccgctgcctgctggaaAACCTGTTGAGCTGAGAATTATAACCAAAACTTTACAGCTGCAGCCGCAAACCAGTTGA